The Patescibacteria group bacterium genomic interval CCGCTTTTAACCGAGTTTTATTTGACCAGTAAAGTGTTATTTGAAAAGACTCTACAGAAATCTTTTGATTTTATGGCTATTTTAGCCGTACCTATGGTTATGGCCACTTGGCTTTTGGCAGAGAAAATTATGGAGTTTGTGGCCGGCGCTGATTTTGTTATTGCCGCCGGGCCATTAAGGATTTTGATTGTGGGAGCAGCCATGATTTATTTCGGCGCTTTGGCCGGCTACGCTATTGTGGCTTGCGGCTTACAGAAAAAAATGATTTGGTTTTATCTTTTTGACGCTGTCTTTTCTTTAGCGGCTTATTTGATTTTTATTCCTATTTTTTCCTATTGGGCCGCGGCGATTCTTACTCTGGCGACAGAAACAGTTATTGCTCTGTCTGCTTTTTATGTCTTGCGTCGGGAAACCAAGGCTAGGATTAATTTATGGGTTTTGGGTAAATCCCTCTTAGCTTCGTTAGTTATGGGTTTATGCCTTTATCCGCTGTTGAACCAAAATATTTTGACTTTAGTGATTATCGGCGCAGTTATTTATTTTCTCGCTCTTTATTTGCTTAGAGGTTATGACAAGCGCGAGGTAATGGATATGATCAAATTAAAAAAAATATAAAATTATATGGTCCCAATGTTTTTTCTCGGCTTAGCCGCTATTCTTTTTTTCTTTTTGGCGTATTATCGTCCGCTTTGGTCCGCTTACCTGATTATCGCTTTATTGCCGACTTATGTCGTGCGTTTTCAAATCCTGACTATTCCTTTTACTTGGTTGGAAGCGATGGTGCTGATTTTATTCGTGGTTGTTTTACTGAAAAGGAATTTTAATTGGCAAGTTATCAAGTCTGACCCTCTATTTTACCCAGCCTTGGCTGTTCTGGTTGCCGCTACGGTTGCGGTTTTTGTTTCACCTTTGCCATTGAAGGCCTTGGGCGCTTGGAAGGCTTATTTTTTGGAGCCGATTTTATTTTATTTTATTTTGATTTCATTGATTACTGTCCGACGGCAAATAGAAGGAGCGTTCTGGGGCTTGGGTTTGTCAGTGCTTTATATGGGGTTGATTTGTTATGTGCAAAAGTTTATTGGCTGGGGAGTACCCCAAGCGTTTTTGACTGCCAGTGGCAGTGTTGACCGGGTGGTCGGTACTTATGGTTACCCTAACGCCTTAGGATTGTTTTTTGGGCCGATTATTATTGCTTTTGTCGGTTTTTTATTTTATCGCAATCAGGATTCATTATTGCTTTACCTGTCCAACCGTCAGCGGCAGTGGCTGAAGTGGCTAGTGATTATCGTTGGTTTCAGTGTTATCGTTCTGGCGCAATCGGAAGGAGCCATGCTGGCTGTTTTGGTGGTTGGTTTTTTGTTGCTTTTATTCAATCGGCGTTCCCGCGCCTATGCCTTGATATTTTTGGCCTTTTCCGTTATAATTGTTTTGCTCAACAGCGGCTTACGCGAGTTGATTTGGCAGAAAATATCATTGCAGGATTATTCCGGCTTTATCCGCCGGTTGATTTGGGGTGAAACCTGGCAGATGATCAAGGATCATTGGCTTTTTGGCGGCGGCTTGGCCGGTTATCCGGCTTCCATTTTACCTTATCATACCCATTGGTTTGAGGTTTTTCCTTATCCACACAACATTCTGCTTAATTTTTGGAGTGAAACAGGGATTTTGGGCATCGGCGCTTTTTTGTGGCTAACGGGTAAGCTCGTTTATGATAACTTGAAGAATATTTTTTCCATTGTTTGGCGCTATAGCCAAGAATGGCCGTTTGATAAGATCGCCAGCGTGGTTTTTCTGGCTGTAATTCTGGAAATATTGATTCACGGCTTAGTAGATGTGCCTTATTTTAAAAATGATTTATCCCTGTTAGTTTGGATACTTCTGGCCGTATCAACGTTGAATATCAGGTATAAGAAATGATTTATTTTGGAGAGGTGTCTGAGTGGTTGAAGGTACCGCTCTCGAAAAGCGGCAGGGGTTTATAGCCCCTCGGGAGTTCGAATCTCCCCCTCTCCGCATAGTGAGATTTGCCCGATTTTCGGGCAGAAGTTTCAGAATTCGCCAACCAGTTTTGGCCTGAAATTCAAATTTTTTGGCTTCCAAAATGAAGTTCGAGCCGATATTTTTCCAGGTTCTTTAGTGGTTTTCAATCCGAAAGGACGGGCGGATGGAGGGGTTGGG includes:
- a CDS encoding O-antigen ligase family protein, translated to MVPMFFLGLAAILFFFLAYYRPLWSAYLIIALLPTYVVRFQILTIPFTWLEAMVLILFVVVLLKRNFNWQVIKSDPLFYPALAVLVAATVAVFVSPLPLKALGAWKAYFLEPILFYFILISLITVRRQIEGAFWGLGLSVLYMGLICYVQKFIGWGVPQAFLTASGSVDRVVGTYGYPNALGLFFGPIIIAFVGFLFYRNQDSLLLYLSNRQRQWLKWLVIIVGFSVIVLAQSEGAMLAVLVVGFLLLLFNRRSRAYALIFLAFSVIIVLLNSGLRELIWQKISLQDYSGFIRRLIWGETWQMIKDHWLFGGGLAGYPASILPYHTHWFEVFPYPHNILLNFWSETGILGIGAFLWLTGKLVYDNLKNIFSIVWRYSQEWPFDKIASVVFLAVILEILIHGLVDVPYFKNDLSLLVWILLAVSTLNIRYKK